From the genome of Gemmatimonas phototrophica, one region includes:
- a CDS encoding amidase has translation MSLPLPEYDALDGLALADLVHRRELTATEITEAALARVATRNPALNAVVRPLDSLARQMATRIPDGAPFAGVPMLIKDLMATIAGVPTSNGTRPLQQVTPAHDSELVARYRRGGAVFVGKSNTPELGITPFTESEALGPARNPWNVAYTPGGSSGGSGAAVAARMVPIGHGGDGGGSIRIPASCCGVFGLKPTRGRVPTGPDFGDSWRGFVQEHVITRSVRDSAAMLDVTAGEDAGTPVACPAQERPYLDEVTREPGALRIGISTAPFFGSSVHQDCVDALEDTARLLESLGHHVERAEPVVDGARLAKAFLTVVAAECRADIEWMGEQLRRAPRADDVEVATWALGLVGASYSASEYATSARLLQMAGRTCGAFFTRYDLLVTPTLGTPPIRIGELQPTGAEHAALAMFGRMKLGGVLKLAGLLDETARKVFGFIPFTPLFNVTGQPAMSVPLHWNSAGLPIGTQFVGRFGDEATLFRIAGQLERARPWAQRVPPGLA, from the coding sequence ATGAGCCTTCCCCTCCCAGAGTATGACGCGCTCGATGGCCTGGCGCTGGCCGATCTCGTCCACCGGCGGGAGTTGACCGCCACCGAAATCACGGAAGCGGCGCTGGCCCGGGTGGCGACCCGGAATCCGGCGCTCAATGCCGTGGTAAGGCCACTCGACAGCCTGGCGCGACAGATGGCCACCCGCATTCCCGACGGCGCGCCATTCGCCGGCGTGCCCATGCTGATCAAGGACCTGATGGCCACGATTGCCGGGGTACCAACCAGCAACGGCACGCGCCCGCTGCAGCAGGTCACCCCGGCGCACGACAGCGAACTGGTGGCCCGGTATCGTCGGGGGGGCGCGGTATTTGTGGGCAAGTCCAACACCCCGGAGTTGGGGATTACCCCCTTCACCGAAAGTGAGGCGCTGGGGCCGGCGCGAAATCCGTGGAACGTGGCGTACACCCCGGGTGGCTCCAGCGGGGGCAGTGGTGCTGCGGTAGCCGCCCGCATGGTGCCCATTGGACACGGCGGCGACGGCGGTGGCTCCATTCGTATTCCGGCCTCGTGCTGCGGCGTCTTTGGCCTCAAGCCCACTCGCGGCCGTGTGCCCACCGGCCCCGACTTCGGTGATTCATGGCGGGGGTTTGTGCAGGAGCACGTGATCACACGCAGCGTCCGTGATTCGGCTGCCATGCTTGATGTAACCGCCGGTGAAGACGCCGGCACCCCGGTGGCCTGCCCGGCTCAGGAGCGCCCCTATCTCGACGAGGTCACCCGCGAGCCGGGCGCGTTGCGCATTGGCATCAGCACGGCCCCGTTCTTTGGCAGCAGTGTGCACCAGGATTGTGTGGACGCGCTCGAAGACACCGCGCGCTTACTCGAGTCGTTGGGCCATCACGTGGAACGCGCAGAGCCCGTGGTGGACGGCGCACGTCTCGCCAAGGCGTTCCTCACCGTCGTGGCGGCCGAGTGTCGCGCGGATATTGAGTGGATGGGCGAACAGTTGCGGCGCGCCCCGCGCGCTGACGACGTGGAAGTGGCCACGTGGGCGTTGGGACTGGTGGGAGCGTCGTACAGTGCCAGTGAGTACGCCACGAGTGCGCGACTGTTGCAGATGGCTGGCCGGACCTGTGGCGCCTTCTTCACACGCTACGATCTGCTTGTGACTCCCACGCTCGGCACCCCACCAATCCGGATTGGGGAGCTGCAACCCACCGGTGCCGAACACGCCGCGTTAGCGATGTTTGGGCGCATGAAGCTAGGCGGTGTGCTCAAGCTGGCCGGACTGCTGGACGAAACGGCCAGGAAAGTCTTCGGCTTTATTCCGTTCACACCGTTGTTCAACGTGACCGGTCAGCCGGCCATGTCGGTGCCGTTGCATTGGAACAGCGCCGGTCTGCCCATTGGCACACAGTTCGTGGGCCGCTTTGGAGATGAAGCCACGCTGTTTCGGATAGCCGGACAATTGGAACGGGCGAGACCGTGGGCACAGCGTGTGCCTCCCGGTCTCGCCTAG
- a CDS encoding M20/M25/M40 family metallo-hydrolase, whose translation MRRTTPAGLAPAILLALITSAAQSAQAQSNVLPTPRLAVDSTDPVAVMVSQLDLERYKATIKGLTAFGDRRQGTKRNRDAVDWIEAQLRSYGCTNTERITYEFNPPPPAPRPAGGPGGAGQQGARPQGPPVASGGGRPRGVRTRTGVNNDSLRQPDARLRALNAEPSTPGLRQEVYCTKVGTTRPDEMYIIGGHMDGIGWGEAANDDASGSAIVMELARIFSDPSVQTERSIRFVLWNNEETGLNGARAYVDQRAKLQGIEEPKGSGKYPEPKWLGMIQHDMMMFDHGMPNPDGTIPKNQRPEADVNIEFQSNSKMAKQSAELAWFLHGSNAKYATDYPAQVGPHMTNTDSGPFQDLIAAVSLRENERGTQVGSGWDPHWHQPTDLFSTFTDADFRLGLNAAQTTLSGVARLVNAKRVSGAK comes from the coding sequence ATGCGTCGAACGACCCCTGCCGGCCTTGCACCGGCCATCCTGCTGGCTCTCATCACGTCGGCCGCGCAGTCGGCGCAGGCACAGTCGAATGTGCTCCCCACGCCGCGGTTGGCCGTGGACTCCACCGACCCGGTGGCAGTGATGGTGTCGCAGCTCGACCTCGAGCGTTACAAGGCCACCATCAAGGGGCTCACGGCCTTTGGGGACCGGCGCCAGGGTACCAAGCGCAACCGTGACGCGGTGGACTGGATTGAGGCGCAGCTCAGGAGCTACGGCTGCACCAATACCGAGCGCATCACTTATGAGTTCAACCCGCCACCACCGGCGCCGCGTCCGGCGGGCGGGCCGGGCGGGGCGGGACAGCAAGGTGCTCGGCCGCAGGGGCCGCCGGTGGCCTCTGGCGGTGGACGGCCCCGGGGCGTGCGTACTCGCACGGGGGTGAACAACGATTCCCTCCGTCAGCCCGACGCCCGACTGCGCGCGCTGAATGCAGAGCCCAGTACCCCTGGTCTGCGTCAGGAAGTGTACTGCACCAAGGTGGGGACCACGCGTCCCGACGAGATGTACATCATTGGTGGCCACATGGACGGCATTGGCTGGGGCGAGGCCGCCAACGACGACGCATCAGGATCGGCTATCGTGATGGAACTCGCGCGCATTTTCAGCGATCCGTCGGTGCAGACCGAGCGCTCCATTCGCTTCGTGCTGTGGAACAACGAAGAAACCGGCCTCAATGGTGCGCGGGCCTATGTTGATCAGCGCGCCAAGCTGCAGGGCATCGAGGAGCCCAAGGGGTCGGGGAAATATCCGGAGCCCAAGTGGCTGGGGATGATCCAGCACGACATGATGATGTTCGATCATGGCATGCCCAACCCCGATGGCACCATTCCCAAAAATCAGCGCCCCGAAGCCGATGTGAATATTGAGTTTCAGTCGAACTCGAAGATGGCGAAGCAGTCGGCGGAGTTGGCGTGGTTCCTTCATGGCTCCAACGCCAAGTATGCCACCGACTATCCGGCGCAGGTGGGTCCGCATATGACCAACACCGATTCCGGTCCGTTTCAGGATTTGATCGCTGCCGTTTCGTTGCGCGAGAATGAGCGGGGCACGCAAGTGGGGAGCGGGTGGGACCCGCATTGGCATCAGCCCACCGATCTCTTCTCCACGTTTACCGACGCGGATTTCCGGCTTGGGCTGAACGCCGCGCAGACCACGTTGAGTGGCGTGGCCCGCCTGGTGAATGCCAAGCGGGTGAGCGGCGCGAAGTAA
- a CDS encoding DUF4097 family beta strand repeat-containing protein: MSRFSRYPNARAVSMAALVGALLPSCLTAQSDRRTLAGDSVALFNVAGSVRIERGSGRDVTVDITRRGRDADRLRIETGTVRGIPTLRIIYPGEDIVYRGGASRGRWSQTEIRDDGTWGGRWSGGRRVKVKSSGDGLEAWADIRVMVPTGHALEAHLLVGDMTAINVDANLVLDVSAAAVMVDRTDGSLSVDAGSGGVTLRDVRSTRLTVDNGSGGVNMRDVRGDRCTFDLGSGAVDGTNVSCQSMTVDVGSGGVRLTEASARTVKVDAGSGGVSLDLRTAPSSVEVDAGSGPVTLSLPSSIGATLDIDTGSGGISTDFPIRTDRVERNRLRGTIGNGNAQIRVETGSGAVRIRRGAN, from the coding sequence ATGTCCCGCTTCTCCCGGTATCCCAACGCTCGCGCCGTGTCGATGGCCGCCCTCGTTGGGGCATTGCTCCCGTCCTGTCTGACGGCACAATCCGACCGTCGCACCCTCGCCGGCGACTCGGTGGCACTGTTCAACGTGGCCGGTAGCGTGCGCATTGAACGTGGCAGCGGTCGCGATGTCACCGTTGACATCACACGCCGTGGCCGCGATGCCGACCGCCTCCGCATTGAGACCGGTACCGTGCGCGGAATCCCCACACTGCGCATCATCTACCCCGGCGAAGACATTGTGTACCGCGGTGGCGCGTCGCGCGGACGCTGGTCGCAGACAGAAATACGGGACGATGGCACCTGGGGTGGGCGTTGGTCCGGCGGTCGGCGCGTCAAGGTGAAATCGTCCGGCGATGGTCTTGAGGCGTGGGCCGACATTCGTGTCATGGTCCCGACCGGCCACGCGCTGGAGGCGCATCTGCTCGTGGGCGATATGACCGCCATCAATGTTGATGCCAACTTGGTGCTCGACGTGAGCGCGGCCGCCGTAATGGTAGACCGCACCGATGGCAGTCTCTCGGTGGATGCCGGGTCTGGTGGCGTCACGTTGCGCGATGTGCGGAGTACGCGCCTCACCGTGGACAACGGCAGCGGTGGCGTGAACATGCGGGACGTACGCGGCGATCGCTGTACCTTCGACCTTGGCTCGGGAGCGGTGGACGGCACGAATGTTTCCTGCCAGAGCATGACGGTGGATGTAGGATCGGGGGGTGTTCGACTCACCGAAGCGTCAGCGCGCACGGTTAAGGTTGATGCCGGCAGTGGTGGCGTGTCCCTCGACCTGCGTACGGCGCCGAGCTCGGTAGAGGTAGACGCCGGCTCCGGCCCCGTGACACTCTCGCTGCCGTCATCCATCGGGGCGACGCTGGACATCGACACCGGGAGCGGCGGCATCAGCACGGACTTCCCCATTCGTACCGATCGGGTAGAACGCAACCGCCTGCGCGGGACCATTGGGAACGGCAACGCACAGATCCGCGTGGAAACCGGGTCTGGCGCCGTGCGGATTCGGCGTGGGGCCAACTGA
- a CDS encoding MATE family efflux transporter, protein MANANATPHWWQDVRDALKGTQHDYTTGSIGRAIFLLAIPMVLEMFMESLFALSDVFFVARLGAAAVATVGLTESMMIVVYTLAMGLAIAGTALVARRVGEKDTDGAARAAVQALWLGATASVVLGVLGAWFAPELLQLMGAAPDVLATGTTFTRVMLGGSGSAFLLFVINATFRGAGDAAVSMRVLWLANAINIVLGPLLIFGVGPFPEMGVTGAAVATTIGRTTGCTLALWKLTNGSGRLRVRAHHLTVELDTIGRLLQLSVNATFQVLVGSLSWMVLIRLMAGFGSAAMAGYTIAVRMVMFALLPAWGLGNAAATMVGQALGARDPARAEQAVWQAARYNVAFLGLVGVVFLTATPWIIGAFTTEPAVRDVAVNGLRLMAWGFPLYAFGMVLTQAFNGAGDTRTPTRINIGVFWLFELPLAWVLAKHSSLGPSAIFVSVMVSYSALAAVSALLFRRGHWKLQQL, encoded by the coding sequence ATGGCCAATGCAAATGCCACCCCACACTGGTGGCAGGATGTCCGTGATGCCCTAAAGGGCACGCAGCACGACTACACCACCGGTTCCATTGGACGGGCAATCTTTCTGCTCGCCATTCCCATGGTGCTGGAGATGTTCATGGAGAGTCTGTTCGCACTCTCGGACGTCTTCTTTGTGGCGAGACTTGGCGCGGCCGCGGTCGCCACGGTGGGGCTCACCGAGTCCATGATGATCGTGGTGTACACGCTGGCCATGGGGCTTGCCATTGCCGGCACTGCTCTCGTGGCGCGCCGTGTGGGCGAGAAGGATACCGACGGCGCCGCCCGAGCCGCCGTGCAGGCACTCTGGCTGGGGGCCACCGCTTCCGTTGTTCTCGGCGTGCTCGGGGCCTGGTTTGCCCCCGAGCTGCTGCAGCTCATGGGGGCGGCCCCCGATGTCCTGGCCACCGGCACCACCTTCACGCGCGTCATGCTTGGTGGCAGCGGCAGTGCCTTCCTGCTGTTCGTCATCAACGCCACCTTTCGCGGCGCCGGTGACGCCGCCGTGTCCATGCGCGTACTCTGGCTGGCCAACGCCATCAATATCGTGCTCGGCCCACTTCTCATCTTCGGCGTTGGACCGTTTCCCGAGATGGGTGTAACCGGCGCCGCCGTGGCCACCACCATTGGACGCACCACCGGCTGTACGCTGGCGCTCTGGAAGCTCACCAACGGCAGTGGACGGCTGCGTGTGCGGGCACATCACCTGACGGTTGAACTCGACACCATTGGGCGTCTGCTGCAACTCAGCGTGAACGCGACCTTTCAAGTACTGGTAGGCAGCCTGTCGTGGATGGTGCTCATTCGTCTCATGGCCGGCTTTGGCAGCGCGGCCATGGCCGGGTATACCATTGCCGTCCGCATGGTCATGTTTGCGCTGTTACCCGCCTGGGGGCTTGGCAACGCCGCCGCCACCATGGTGGGGCAGGCCCTCGGTGCCCGCGACCCGGCGCGCGCCGAACAGGCGGTATGGCAGGCCGCCCGCTACAACGTGGCGTTTCTGGGATTGGTGGGGGTGGTATTCCTGACCGCCACGCCGTGGATCATTGGGGCCTTCACTACGGAACCCGCCGTGCGCGATGTGGCGGTAAATGGCTTGCGGCTCATGGCCTGGGGCTTTCCGTTGTACGCATTCGGCATGGTCTTAACACAAGCGTTCAACGGGGCCGGCGACACCCGCACGCCTACGCGGATCAACATCGGAGTCTTCTGGTTGTTCGAACTTCCACTCGCCTGGGTGTTGGCCAAGCATTCGTCGCTTGGCCCGAGCGCCATCTTCGTGTCCGTGATGGTGTCGTACTCCGCCCTCGCCGCCGTGAGTGCCCTGCTCTTTCGGCGTGGGCACTGGAAGCTGCAACAGCTCTAG
- a CDS encoding MATE family efflux transporter — protein sequence MRDLTTGSIPRHLIRLALPMAFGMIFQTMYYLVDLWFVTRLGDAAVAGVSSAGNVQFIVMALTQVLGVGTMPLIANAVGRQDRDDANLVFNQSVVWAFVCAFITLLGGFALAGPYMRAVGADPATQAAGLSYLKWYLPGLGLQFALVSMGSALRGTGIVKPTMLVQIVTVVLNIVLAPVLIAGWGTGRPLGAAGAGLASSIAIGIAVVLMFIYFLRLEHYVGFKRELLTARWDVLARMLRIGVPPGAEFALMFLFTAVIYFVIRDFGAAAQAGYGIGSRVMQSIFLPAMAIAFSAAPLAGQNMGAGQLQRVRDTFRWAAIMGSALMALLTLMCQWRPELFVQGFTDEASVLLVSTDFLRTISWNFVASGLIFTCSGMFQALGNTVPSLISSASRLVTFAAPALMLAQRPGFRLRHVWVLSVVTMTLQAGFTLWLLRGELRRRTTVAAG from the coding sequence ATGCGCGACCTGACCACGGGCTCCATACCCCGACACCTGATCCGACTGGCTCTCCCGATGGCTTTCGGGATGATTTTCCAGACGATGTATTACCTGGTGGATCTCTGGTTTGTGACCAGACTCGGCGACGCGGCCGTCGCCGGGGTGAGCTCGGCCGGCAACGTGCAATTCATCGTCATGGCGCTGACACAGGTGCTTGGCGTGGGTACCATGCCGCTCATTGCCAACGCCGTGGGGCGACAGGATCGCGACGACGCCAATCTGGTGTTCAACCAGAGCGTGGTCTGGGCGTTCGTCTGCGCGTTCATCACGCTGCTGGGCGGGTTTGCGCTGGCCGGTCCATATATGCGCGCCGTCGGCGCTGATCCCGCGACGCAGGCGGCCGGGCTCTCTTATCTGAAGTGGTACCTGCCGGGGCTTGGGTTGCAGTTTGCCCTCGTGTCCATGGGATCGGCGTTGCGTGGTACCGGCATCGTGAAGCCCACCATGCTGGTGCAGATCGTCACCGTGGTCCTCAACATTGTGCTGGCTCCGGTGCTCATTGCGGGCTGGGGCACCGGACGACCGCTCGGGGCGGCAGGCGCCGGGCTGGCGAGCTCCATTGCCATCGGGATTGCGGTGGTGCTGATGTTCATCTACTTCCTCCGACTTGAGCACTACGTAGGCTTCAAGCGCGAACTGCTTACGGCGCGGTGGGATGTGCTGGCGCGCATGCTGCGCATTGGCGTGCCGCCCGGCGCCGAGTTTGCGCTCATGTTTCTGTTCACCGCCGTCATCTACTTCGTCATTCGTGATTTCGGGGCGGCGGCACAGGCGGGGTACGGGATTGGATCGCGCGTCATGCAGAGCATCTTCCTGCCCGCCATGGCCATTGCGTTCAGTGCCGCCCCGTTGGCCGGGCAGAATATGGGGGCGGGGCAACTCCAGCGGGTGCGTGACACATTTCGGTGGGCAGCCATCATGGGCAGCGCACTCATGGCGCTGCTGACGCTCATGTGTCAGTGGCGTCCGGAGCTGTTTGTGCAAGGCTTTACCGACGAAGCGTCGGTGTTGCTGGTGTCTACCGACTTTCTGCGCACCATCTCGTGGAACTTCGTGGCGTCGGGGTTGATCTTCACGTGTAGTGGCATGTTCCAGGCGCTGGGGAACACGGTGCCGTCGCTCATCAGCAGCGCCTCGCGGCTCGTCACTTTTGCCGCGCCTGCGCTCATGCTCGCTCAACGTCCAGGTTTCCGACTGCGTCATGTGTGGGTGTTATCGGTCGTCACAATGACCCTGCAGGCAGGATTCACCCTGTGGCTCCTTCGTGGTGAACTTCGGCGACGCACCACGGTTGCTGCCGGGTGA
- a CDS encoding sugar ABC transporter substrate-binding protein, giving the protein MITTQPVPTLKTTLALALLFTVPLAACSKRADEAPIIGIVTKTETNPFFVKMQEGAEQAAAANGVTLLTGGGRSDGDNAGQVAAIENQIAAGAKVILISPSDAKAIVPTITRVREGGVLVIALDSPTDPMEATDGFFGTDNYRAGELIGAYAKARLGEKVPKVVTIDLIPGHPTGAQRHNGFLKGMGLATNERTSNENASPSEVVCMGNSIGDQAKAQTVMENCLQSDPTVNVVYAINEPSAAGAYNALRKAGRDKDVLLVTVDGGCRGVADVAEGHFAATAQQYPLRMAELGVQAAMEFFKSGRKPSGFVDTGVALVAGEPVAGVKSLSAGEAASRCWGTK; this is encoded by the coding sequence ATGATCACCACCCAGCCTGTGCCAACGCTCAAGACCACTCTGGCTCTCGCCCTCCTCTTTACCGTTCCTCTGGCGGCCTGCTCCAAGCGCGCCGACGAGGCACCCATCATTGGTATTGTCACGAAAACGGAGACCAACCCGTTCTTTGTGAAAATGCAAGAAGGGGCAGAACAGGCCGCTGCGGCCAACGGCGTCACGCTGCTCACCGGCGGTGGCCGTTCAGACGGGGACAATGCTGGTCAGGTGGCGGCCATTGAAAACCAGATTGCCGCCGGTGCGAAGGTGATTCTCATTTCGCCCAGCGATGCCAAAGCGATCGTGCCCACCATTACCCGTGTACGGGAAGGCGGGGTGCTGGTGATTGCGCTCGATAGCCCCACCGACCCCATGGAGGCCACCGACGGGTTCTTCGGCACGGACAATTATCGCGCCGGTGAACTGATTGGTGCCTACGCCAAGGCCCGCCTCGGCGAGAAAGTGCCCAAGGTGGTCACCATCGATCTCATTCCTGGCCATCCCACTGGCGCGCAACGCCATAACGGGTTCCTCAAGGGTATGGGTCTCGCCACCAACGAGCGCACCAGCAATGAAAACGCGTCGCCATCCGAAGTGGTGTGCATGGGCAACAGCATAGGCGACCAGGCCAAGGCCCAAACGGTCATGGAGAACTGCCTGCAGAGTGACCCCACGGTGAATGTGGTCTACGCCATCAACGAGCCGAGCGCTGCCGGGGCCTACAACGCGTTGCGCAAAGCCGGGCGTGACAAGGATGTCTTGCTGGTCACCGTGGACGGTGGCTGCCGCGGGGTGGCCGATGTGGCCGAGGGGCACTTTGCCGCTACGGCCCAGCAGTATCCGTTGCGGATGGCAGAACTGGGCGTTCAGGCCGCGATGGAGTTCTTCAAGAGCGGCAGGAAGCCCTCCGGCTTTGTAGACACCGGCGTCGCACTGGTGGCCGGAGAGCCGGTGGCTGGTGTGAAGAGTCTGAGCGCCGGCGAGGCGGCCTCGCGCTGTTGGGGCACGAAGTGA
- a CDS encoding ABC transporter permease, translating into MKARHLATFGPLIALLVACAFFASQSARFLTPDNFSLIAQQVMVVGVLAIGQTLIILTAGIDLSCGMLMALGSVLMTTMATRHGVSPVSAIVLGLGATTLAGIVNGLLVTRIKLPPFIVTLGTMNIAFALTQILSRSQSVTEVPPLLTALGNTVQVGGTRIAFGSLAMVLLYGAAWWLLRETAGGRHIYAVGNNREAARLSGINTERVLLSVYAMAGLLYGVASLLAVARTGVGDPQAGQTENLDTVTAVVLGGTSLFGGRGVILGSLIGALIVGVFRNGLTLMGVPSVYQILVTGVLVILAVATDQWSRRAS; encoded by the coding sequence GTGAAGGCTCGGCATCTCGCCACATTCGGACCGCTCATTGCTCTGCTCGTGGCGTGTGCGTTTTTCGCCTCGCAGTCCGCACGCTTCCTCACTCCTGACAATTTCTCGCTCATTGCGCAGCAAGTCATGGTGGTGGGTGTGTTGGCCATTGGCCAAACCCTCATCATTCTCACGGCGGGCATCGATCTGTCGTGCGGCATGCTCATGGCACTGGGCAGCGTGCTCATGACAACCATGGCCACTCGCCACGGCGTGTCCCCCGTGTCAGCCATTGTCCTGGGTTTGGGTGCCACCACATTGGCGGGCATCGTCAACGGCCTCCTCGTCACGCGCATCAAGCTTCCGCCGTTCATCGTGACGCTCGGCACCATGAACATTGCCTTCGCGCTTACCCAAATCCTGTCGCGATCGCAAAGTGTTACCGAGGTCCCACCGCTACTGACGGCACTGGGCAACACCGTGCAGGTGGGCGGTACGCGCATTGCGTTTGGTTCGCTTGCCATGGTGCTGCTGTATGGCGCCGCGTGGTGGCTGCTGCGTGAAACCGCCGGAGGGCGACACATCTACGCTGTTGGCAACAATCGCGAGGCGGCGCGGCTGTCGGGCATCAATACCGAACGCGTCCTGCTCTCGGTGTATGCCATGGCGGGTTTGCTGTATGGCGTCGCGTCGCTGCTCGCGGTGGCACGCACCGGCGTGGGAGACCCGCAGGCGGGTCAAACGGAAAACCTCGATACCGTTACCGCAGTGGTGCTGGGTGGTACCAGTCTGTTCGGCGGACGCGGCGTGATCCTTGGCTCACTTATTGGCGCGCTGATTGTTGGCGTGTTTCGTAACGGTCTCACGCTCATGGGCGTGCCGTCGGTGTACCAGATTCTGGTCACTGGCGTGCTGGTTATCCTGGCGGTGGCCACCGACCAATGGTCGCGAAGGGCTTCATGA